TGGGTTCAGCTGGGATGTGTCTTTGAACTATGCCCGTAACCGCAACAAGGTAGTTGAACTGGCAGAAGGCCTGACCACCTACACGCTGGCTACGCAAAGAGGTATGTCTTCCGAAGCACGTGTTGGAGAAGCATACGGAACATTTTACGGCGTAGGCTTCCAAAAATCACCTGACGGACAGGTTGTTTACGGTGCAAATGGGTTGCCTGTGACGGTTTCTAACCAAAAATTGGGCAATGTTCAGCCAGACTTTATCGGCGGCATGCTAAACACATTGAACTTCAAAGGATTCTCATTGAGCGCACTGGTTGACGTTCGCATCGGCGGGGACATTTACGACGAAGGAACTGGTACTGCCCGCTGGACAGGCCAATATGCAGAAACTGCATTGGGCCGCGAAGAAGGTGTAATCGGAAAAGGTGTTCGTGAAATGACAGCTGCTGACGGAACCAAATCTTTTGTTCCCAATGACATTATCGTTACTGCCAACCAGCTGTACGGTTACAGCAATCCACGTAACTACCACGAGTCTGCGATTTTCGATGCGAGCTACGTGAAGCTTCGTGAATTGTCACTGGGTTACAGCTTCGCTCCTTCATTCCTGAAAAGAATCAAAATTCAGTCCGCTAAACTTTCAGTTGTAGGACGTAACGTGTGGATGATCTTCAAAAACACACCGCATATCGATCCTGAAATTGATGCAAAAGGAGGAAACTCACAAGGATTCGGTTACGGAGAACTTCCAAGTTCACGCAGCGTAGGTATGAACCTCTCGTTGTCATTCTGATCCAGCTAACCTAATTAACGGACCTTAAAGAACTTCGAAATGAAAAAGATATTTAATCATAAAACCGTTTGGATGACAGCTTTGGCGGGGATTCTGACTGCAACCAGCTGTACCAAAGATTTTGATGAAATGAATACGAGTCCAAACAGCCCGACGGCTATCGGACCGCAATACCTTCTTCCAACAGGAATAGAAACGGCGATCGACCGCTACTGGGGACACCGGACCCGTTTCGAGCGTATCAACATTGATGCCGCTGAACTGTATGTACAGCACCTGACCCGGAATATTTATTCCAATGAAGGTGACGACTACACAGTTTCCCCTGCACTGGTAGCCAACAACTGGAAAGGCTTCTACAACGATTCGCAGCTCAATTTTCAGCGCATTATCCTGCAAACCGGCGAAGGCTCTGCAACTCCTAACAGCAACTACGAAGGTGTAGCATTGGTGATGCGTACCTGGGTGTTCTCACTGCTTACTGATATGTATGGCGCGATTCCTTACACGGAGGCCATCAAAGGAACCGCTGATGCGCCTATTTACACGCCAAAGTATGATCCAATGGATGTGGTATACGCAGGTATGCTGAACGACCTTAAAATGGCCAACGAAAAACTGGTCGTAGGCGGCCCGTCCATCGCAGGAGACATTCTTTACTCAGGTGACATTTTGAAATGGAAAAAATTTGCGAACTCACTGCGCCTGCGTCTTGCGAATCGTCAGGCTGCTAAGAAATCTGCCGAATCAAAAGCGATTATGGCTGAGATACTCGCCGATGCTACTAAGTTCCCGATTTTCACCAGCAATGCAGACAATGCACAACTGAATTGTACCACCGTACTTCCAAGCAATAACGAATGGAACCAGGTGATGAAGCAGGACGGACGGACTGACTGGAATATCAGCAAAACGCTGGCCGACAAAATGAATGCACTGGACGACAGCCGCATCACGGTTTTCGCCAATGCGAATAAGGACGGCAAATACGAAGGACACGCGAACGGGCTTCCTGACGCCATTGCAACTTCCTATCTGGCTACCAGCGCA
The genomic region above belongs to Dyadobacter pollutisoli and contains:
- a CDS encoding SusD/RagB family nutrient-binding outer membrane lipoprotein; the protein is MKKIFNHKTVWMTALAGILTATSCTKDFDEMNTSPNSPTAIGPQYLLPTGIETAIDRYWGHRTRFERINIDAAELYVQHLTRNIYSNEGDDYTVSPALVANNWKGFYNDSQLNFQRIILQTGEGSATPNSNYEGVALVMRTWVFSLLTDMYGAIPYTEAIKGTADAPIYTPKYDPMDVVYAGMLNDLKMANEKLVVGGPSIAGDILYSGDILKWKKFANSLRLRLANRQAAKKSAESKAIMAEILADATKFPIFTSNADNAQLNCTTVLPSNNEWNQVMKQDGRTDWNISKTLADKMNALDDSRITVFANANKDGKYEGHANGLPDAIATSYLATSATIGNAFTKPDAPEVIMTFAELNFILAEAALDGDITVGTAKTYFETGVAASFAQYGLTPSASFLTKLGAVTREKVLEQKWVSLFAQGVEAWIEWRRTGLPVFPAPDPRAVLQNGGILPTRFPYPNSEYSLNADAVKAGEGLNGGPNDMKTKLWWAEK